A part of Methanothermobacter thermautotrophicus genomic DNA contains:
- a CDS encoding translation initiation factor IF-2 subunit beta: protein MDDYEKLLERAIDQLPPEVFETKRFEVPKAYSVIQGNRTFIQNFREVADALNRDPQHLLKFLLRELGTAGNLEGGRAILQGKFTHFLINERIDDYVNKFVICHECNRPDTRIIREGRISLLKCEACGAKAPLKNV from the coding sequence GGCAATAGACCAGCTGCCCCCTGAAGTATTTGAAACAAAACGTTTTGAGGTTCCAAAGGCATACTCTGTCATACAGGGAAACAGGACATTCATACAGAACTTCAGGGAGGTTGCAGATGCCCTCAACAGGGACCCCCAGCACCTCCTGAAATTCCTTCTTAGGGAGCTGGGTACCGCAGGAAACCTTGAGGGTGGAAGGGCCATACTTCAGGGTAAATTCACCCACTTCCTCATAAATGAGAGGATAGATGACTACGTGAACAAATTCGTCATATGCCACGAATGCAACAGGCCAGATACGAGGATAATCAGGGAGGGCCGCATATCACTCCTCAAGTGTGAGGCATGCGGTGCCAAGGCCCCCCTCAAGAACGTCTAG